GCCAGCCGGTCGAGCCAGGCCCGCCGGCCGGGCAGCGGCGGCTCCGCATCGTCGCGGGCCGCCGAACGCGCCGCCCGGTCCGACCCGAACCCGGAGGCGAAGTCGTACGCCTGGCCGGCGAGCAGCACCGTGCCGTCGCTCCGCCGGACGGCCAGCGACTGGTGGCCGTCGGTGTGCCCCGGTGTCGGCAGGACCAGCAGCCCCGGCCGGATCTCGGCCTCGCCCGTGAGCTCCTCGTACCGCGCGCCGGGGAAGTCGACCAACGCGTCCATGGTGTACCCGCCCGCCCGGGCGGTGGCCAGTTCGACGGCCTGGACCAGCACCGGCCGACCGGCGAGCAGCGGGTTCCCACCGCAGTGGTCGAAGTGCAGGTGGCAGTTGACCACCAGTGAGACATCGGCGGTCGTGACCCCGACGGTCGCCAGCGCCTCGGGCAGCGGACGGCGACGCGGCCGGTAGTACCGCTCCGTCTCCGGGTCGACCGCTCCCATACCCGTGTCGAAGAGCACCAGTTCACCCCGGCCCTGCACCAGGTAGGCCAGCACCGGCTCCACCCGCGGCCGCGGACCACCGGCCTCCGCGGCCGGGCGGACGAAGTACCCCAGGTCCAAGCGGTGGACCAACCAGTCGTCACCCATCCCGCCACCCTCCCAGGACCGACGGCAGCTGTCCGGGCCGTTCGCGCGGAGCGGAGCAACGGAGCGACGGACCTCCTCCGTCGCCGGCCCGGCCGGCCCGGCGATGATGGCGCGATGAGGATCCGTATCGACGCCTTCGACCTGCCGGGGCGGACCTGCGCGCCCGGTACCGGCTTCCCCGGAGCGGCGAACATCCATGTCGCCGTGCAACGCCGCAGCCGGCCCGGCGAGTTGCTCGACCTGCAGCCGGGGGACGCCGCCGCGTCCGGCTGGACGCTGGAGTGCACGGCCACCCCGACCCCGACCGGCACCGACCTGCGCGGCCCGTACGTCCAGGGCGGACCGGGCGGACGCTTCGTCTACCTGTCCTGGGGCGAGGTCGACGAGACCGGGGCGTTTCGGATGTTCCGGCGGGCCAAGCTGATGCTGGAGGCGGTCGATCCGGACGTGCTCGCCGCCGCCGTCGGGACGGGCCTCCTGGTCGGGCGGCTCGGGCTGACCGACGCCCGCGGCCGACCGCTCTGCGCCCAGGTCGAGCCCCCGCTCATCACGTGGTCGGCCGGGCCCCGGGCGACCGGTTCCGGTACGGCCGACCCCGGCCCCGCAGGGGCTGAACCGCAGTCAGGGCCCGCCCGTCGAACCCTTGATCGTCTCGGCTATGCTGCGCCCGACCGGGCGCGCAGGTGCGCGCCCGCACTGCGGATGGGGTGGGAAGCACCATGATGGGACCGGCACACGCGCTCTCCGGCGCGACGGCCTGGCTGGCCGCTGGAGCGGCGGCGTACGCGCTGGACAACCCCATGCCGTGGCCGGTCCTGCTGGCCGGCGCGCTGATATCGGCGGGCGCGGCGCTCGCCCCCGACCTCGACCACAAGGCGGCGACGGTCTCCCGGGCGTTCGGGCCGATCTCCCGCGGTCTGTGCGAGGTCATCGACAAGATCGGCGCCGCGGCCTACAAGGCCACCCGCGGCAAGGGCGACCCGAAGCGCAACGGCGGTCACCGGACGCTGACGCACACCTGGCTCTGGGCCGCGCTCTCCGGCGCGGTGGCATCGGTGTTCTCGGCGTACGGCGGGCGCTGGGGCGTGCTGGTGGTGCTGTTCATCCACATGGTGCTGGCCGTCGAGGGCCTGCTGTGGCGGCAGGCGCGGATGTCCAGCGACATCCTGGTCTGGCTGCTCGGCGCGACCAGTGCGTGGACGCTGGCCAGCGTGCTCGACAAGCCGGGCAACGGTGCGGGGTGGCTGTTCGACCAGCCCGGCCAGGAGTACCTGTGGATCGGCCTGCCGGTGGCGCTCGGTTCGCTGATCCACTGCCTGGGCGACGCCCTGACGGTCTCCGGGTGCCCGGTGCTGTGGCCGATCCCGATCGGCCGCAAGCGCTGGTACCCGATCGGCCCGCCGAAGGCGATGCGCTTCCGGGCCGGCAGCTGGGTGGAGATCAAGGTCCTGATGCCGGTCTTCATGGGCCTCGGCGCGCTCGGTGCGGTCGCCGCGCTGGGATTCGTCGGCTGACACCCTCGACTGCCCGGCTCCCGTCGGCCGACGTCCGTTCAGACTCTCGGCGGCAGCCGGTGCAGCAGGACGTCGTCCAGACGGCCGTCCCGGATCTGCGCGGTCATGTAGGTGCAGAACGGCTGTCGGCGGCGGTCGGTCGGCGAGCCGGGGTTGAGCAGGCGCAGCCCGTTGGCGGCGACGGTGTCCCACGGGATGTGGCTGTGGCCGAAGACGAGGACGTCGAGGTCGGGGAAGCGCTCGGCGCAGCGCCGTTCGCGGCCCTGCGCCGGGCCGGTCTCGTGGACGACGCCGAGGCGTACCCCGTCGAGGTCGGCACGGACGGTCTCGGGCAGCCGGGAGCGCAGCTCGGGTCCGTCGTTGTTGCCGTGGACGGCGATCAGTCGGCCGGCCCGCTCCGCCAGCAGGTCGAGGGTGCCGGTGTCGGTCCAGTCCCCGGCGTGCACGACCGCGTCGGCGTCGTCGATCGCGGCGAGCAGGTCGGCAGGGAGCCGGCGGGCGCGGGCGGGGACGTGGGTGTCGGAGACCAGGAGGAGACGCACCCGGGCAGTCTGCAGGTCGCCACGGCGGGGGTGGCCGCGGCACGCCCTTCCCGCGGCGGGCATCCGGATACTACTGTCGGGTAACCAAAGTGTCCTTCGCCGGAGAGGTGCGCCGATGCCCGCCCGTTTCCCGTCCGCCCGTGCGCTCGGCGGTCTGCTGATCGCCGCGGGGGTGGCGCACTTCGCCGCTCCGCGCCAGTTCGACGCGATCGTCCCCCGTGCACTGCCCGGCTCGCCGCGCAGCTGGACGTACGCGAGCGGGGCGGCGGAACTGGCGGTCGGGGCTGCCGTACTGGCACCCCGCACCCGGGCCGCCGGGGCGCTGGCCGCGGCGGGACTGTTCGCGGCCGTGTTCCCGGCCAACGTGAAGATGGCCTACGACTGGCGCGACCGTCCGGAGCCGTGGCGTTCGATGGCGCTGGCCCGTCTGCCGCTGCAGGCACCGCTGGTGCTGTGGGCGCTGCGGGTGCGGCGCCAGGCCTGACCGCGACCGCACCCGGAGCGGGCGATCCGGCGGGCGGGCGAGGCGTCCGCCCGGCCGGTGGGGCGGTGATCCGGCGGGGAGCGGAAGTCCGCCGGTCAGGGCACGACGGTGACCGGCCAGCGGCCGGCCTTCACGAGGCGCACCGCGACCGAGCCGATGATCCGGTGCCCGGCCCGCTCCGAGGCGCCGACCACCACCGCGTCCGCCTTCAGCTCGTCGGCCGCCCGGACGAGCCCGTTGTACGGGTCGCCGGGGAAGGTGACGAACTTCCAGCGAACGCTGTAGACGCCGCGCAGCCGCTCGACGGAGGCCCGGATCTCGCCGACCAACTGCTCGGCGACGGCACCGGTGGCCTCGGCGACCGGGACGCCGAGGGCGGCCGCGGCCCCGAGCAGCGGCTGCACGAACACGACGGCGAGCAGGGCGTTCTGGCGGCGGGCGAGGCCTGCGGCGTACGCGACCGCACGCCAGGACGCCTCGGAGCCGTCGGCCCCGGCGACGATCACCTTGGGGCCGTCGGTGCCCCGCTCGAAGCCGGAACCCGCAGCCGGCACCCGCTCGGCGGACGTGTCATCACTCACGGCCCCGAGCGTAGCCCCGGGGCCGGACCGTGCGAAGGCCGGGGGCGGCCCCGGGACGGCACCCTGCGGACCGTGCAGGCCTGCCACCGCAGGGGCCGTTCGACCTCACCCGACCCCACCCGACCCCACCCGGCCTCACCCGATGTCGGCCGCGAGCGCCTCCGCCACGGTGCTGTAGACCCGCAGTACCTCCTCGGCCCCGGCGATCTCCAGCAGCCCGATGATCGCCGGGCCGGGCTCGGCGAGGACGAGGGTGCCGCCGGCGGTCTCGACCGCCTCGCGGGCGCCGAGCAGCAGGTCGAGCCCGGCCGAGTCGCAGAAGGTCAGTCCGCCGCAGTCGACCACCAGCAGGACGGCCGGGGCCGCGACGGCCTGCTCCAGCGCACGGCGCAGCGGTCCCTCACCGTCGCGGTCGAGTTCGCCCTCGGGGCGGACGACCACGGCATGCGCCGTCTGCCGCACCTCGACGTCCAACTGTCCGCCGTCCGGTTCCATCGCTCGCTCCTCGCCCGCCTGCACCCCCGCACCGCCTCTCCACGATAGGTCGGCCACCCCCGTCCGGCTGTTCGGCTGTTCGGCCGGGGCAGCCCTGCCCCTGCCGCGCCTGGGACTGTCGGAGCACCAAGCGCGGCCCAGATATGAGAGGTTGTCCCATATTTGGGATATCATCTCGAATATGGGACCCGACATCGATCCACTGGACCTCCGCCTGGCCTCCCGGCTCGCCGAGCTGCGGACGGGCAGCGGCTGGTCACTGGAGGAGCTCGCCCGACGTGCGGACATCAGCCGCTCCACCCTCTCCCGGCTGGAACGCGCCGAGATCAGCCCGACCGCGGCCCTGCTCGGCCGGCTCTGCCGGGCCTACGGGCGGACGATGTCCCAGCTGCTCGCCGAGGTGGAGCAGGACGCGGCCGGACTGCTGCGCGCGCACGACCAGCCGGTGTGGACGGACCCGGCCACCGGATTCGTCCGGCGGTCGGTCTCGCCGCCGCAGAGCGGCATGCGCGGCGAGCTGGTGGAGGGGATCCTCCCGGCCGACGCGTCGATCGCCTACGACGGCCCGTCCGTCCCCGGCCTGGAGCAGCACCTCTGGCTGCTCGCGGGCCGACTGGAGCTGACCGTGCAGGAGCAGCTGCACCGCCTGGCACCCGGCGACTGCCTGCGCTTCCGGCTCTGGGGGCGTTCCGCGTTCCGCAACCCCGGGCCGGAGCCCGCCCGTTACGTCCTCGCCCTCGTCCTGCCCTGAGGCCCGCGCCCCGGCCGGACGCACCCCCACCCGACCACCCCCACCCGACCACCCGACCACCCGACCGTCCCGAGGGAGCACCGTGTCCCCGTCCCTGCCGCACCCGACCTCCGCCACTCCCCCGAGGCCCCACACCCACACCACCCACACCCACAGCTCGCCCCTCCCCCTCGACGCGGACGCGCTGCGCGACTCCGCGCCGGGCCTCGCCGACCTGCTGCTGGACGCCGTCCGCGGCGGGGCCTCGCTCGGCTTCCCCGCGACGCTGACGACAGCGGAGGCCTCGGCCTGGTGGCGCGCACGGGCGGATGCCGTCGAGGGGGCCACCTGCTGGTCTGGGCGACCGGCGCGCCGGGGGCGTTCACCGGCACGGTCAGCCTGGCCCTGGCTGAGCTGCCGAACAGCCGGCACCGGGCCGAGGTGGCGAAGTTGAT
The Kitasatospora paranensis genome window above contains:
- a CDS encoding N-acyl homoserine lactonase family protein, which translates into the protein MGDDWLVHRLDLGYFVRPAAEAGGPRPRVEPVLAYLVQGRGELVLFDTGMGAVDPETERYYRPRRRPLPEALATVGVTTADVSLVVNCHLHFDHCGGNPLLAGRPVLVQAVELATARAGGYTMDALVDFPGARYEELTGEAEIRPGLLVLPTPGHTDGHQSLAVRRSDGTVLLAGQAYDFASGFGSDRAARSAARDDAEPPLPGRRAWLDRLAELDPRRVLFAHDGAVWEPPR
- a CDS encoding metal-dependent hydrolase; the protein is MMGPAHALSGATAWLAAGAAAYALDNPMPWPVLLAGALISAGAALAPDLDHKAATVSRAFGPISRGLCEVIDKIGAAAYKATRGKGDPKRNGGHRTLTHTWLWAALSGAVASVFSAYGGRWGVLVVLFIHMVLAVEGLLWRQARMSSDILVWLLGATSAWTLASVLDKPGNGAGWLFDQPGQEYLWIGLPVALGSLIHCLGDALTVSGCPVLWPIPIGRKRWYPIGPPKAMRFRAGSWVEIKVLMPVFMGLGALGAVAALGFVG
- a CDS encoding metallophosphoesterase, encoding MRLLLVSDTHVPARARRLPADLLAAIDDADAVVHAGDWTDTGTLDLLAERAGRLIAVHGNNDGPELRSRLPETVRADLDGVRLGVVHETGPAQGRERRCAERFPDLDVLVFGHSHIPWDTVAANGLRLLNPGSPTDRRRQPFCTYMTAQIRDGRLDDVLLHRLPPRV
- a CDS encoding DoxX family protein; translated protein: MPARFPSARALGGLLIAAGVAHFAAPRQFDAIVPRALPGSPRSWTYASGAAELAVGAAVLAPRTRAAGALAAAGLFAAVFPANVKMAYDWRDRPEPWRSMALARLPLQAPLVLWALRVRRQA
- a CDS encoding universal stress protein, which encodes MSDDTSAERVPAAGSGFERGTDGPKVIVAGADGSEASWRAVAYAAGLARRQNALLAVVFVQPLLGAAAALGVPVAEATGAVAEQLVGEIRASVERLRGVYSVRWKFVTFPGDPYNGLVRAADELKADAVVVGASERAGHRIIGSVAVRLVKAGRWPVTVVP
- a CDS encoding STAS domain-containing protein, whose amino-acid sequence is MEPDGGQLDVEVRQTAHAVVVRPEGELDRDGEGPLRRALEQAVAAPAVLLVVDCGGLTFCDSAGLDLLLGAREAVETAGGTLVLAEPGPAIIGLLEIAGAEEVLRVYSTVAEALAADIG
- a CDS encoding XRE family transcriptional regulator, which translates into the protein MGPDIDPLDLRLASRLAELRTGSGWSLEELARRADISRSTLSRLERAEISPTAALLGRLCRAYGRTMSQLLAEVEQDAAGLLRAHDQPVWTDPATGFVRRSVSPPQSGMRGELVEGILPADASIAYDGPSVPGLEQHLWLLAGRLELTVQEQLHRLAPGDCLRFRLWGRSAFRNPGPEPARYVLALVLP